The Lolium rigidum isolate FL_2022 chromosome 1, APGP_CSIRO_Lrig_0.1, whole genome shotgun sequence region GGCCCGCCACGTTGCAGAGCTAACACGGTGCGCGATCACCACCACCGTGGTTTCCACCGTTGTTGTTGTAGTTTCCGCGGCCACGAccattgttgttgtagttgccgcGGCCACGGCCGTAGTTGCCGCCGTTGTGgtagacaccattgttgcctccATTGTGGTAGCCTCCTTGGCCACCATTGCCACCTCGTTGAGTATTGCCGCGTCCTTGATCACCTCGGCCTCCACCACCACGACCACCGAAGCAGCCACGGCCACCGCGAGTAACGGCGTTGACAGAAGATTGGGAGACTCCATGGAGCATCTGTTGACGACTTTCATAAGACAGGAGTTGCGAATAAAGTTCGCTCACCTTGATTGGCTCGGTTCTGGCGAGGATGGCGGCGACTAGCCCGGTGTAGGAGTCGTCCTTGAGGCCTGCGAGGATGTAGAAGACCATGTCTTCATCTTCAAGGGTCTTCCCGGCGGAGATCATCTCATTCTCCAGAGATTTCATCATGGTGACATATTCACCCATGGATTTGTTGTCCTTTTCAGCACTGGCAAGGGTGATGCGGGTGTTGGTGGTGTGTGCACGCGACCTAGCTGCGTACATGTCTTGCAGAATCTCCCAGAGCTCGGCCACCTTCTTGACACCAGCGGCGTAGGGGAGCACTTCCCGTGAGAGAGATCCCACAAGGAAGCTAAGGACCTTTTGGTCCGACGCCACCCGGTCTTCATAAGCTGGGTTCAGCTCGGTGACGGTCTCGTCACCCTTTTTTACTTGAATCTCTTCCTTGGGTGCCTTGATGGAGCCATCTAGGTAGCCCATGAGGCGGGCACCCCTGACTGCCGGCAGGACTTGGGTttgccagaggatgtagttgcccTTTCCTAGCCGCTCCGTCATGCATGTCCCGAAGGTGGAGCCTCCCGAAGGATTttgcgacgaggaggaagaagaggacatgtTGGCTAGCGATGATGGcgtgagatgggatcggcggccagGGAGGGGGGTTTGTCGCTAGATGTGTTTTAGgagggatagctctgataccatgtagaagtttGGGTTAAAGTGTCTTACTCCTTTCGGAGCACACCTTGCGTGTTTATATAGGGAGTTTAACCTAACAACTCCAAAAGGGATATACATAGTTTGTTACAAGGAAGAGTCTAGAACATAATCTAGATAACCACTCTGACCTTATCAACACAGTCGGTGGGATACAACACGCACACGTTACCTAACTCGCCAACAACCTGTTCGTGGGACGGGACCTCCTCTTGCCTCGGCGAGGGGAAGCATGCAGTCACACGTGTCTTCTTCGAGGTGTCCCTGGGCGCGGCTAGGTGCTGGCACCAGGACTTCGGCCGGGAAAGCCCCATCTTCATGCTGCGGCAATCAAGAAATGTGTGTTTTGTCAcgaagatgagacaataaaacatcttTTCTTCAACTATCGGGTTGCTAGAtgcctagatctatatggtcaatcattcagatatgtTCTACCATGTACCCACCCCGTAGTATAAccaatatatttggcaattgATTAAATGGGGTGGATTCAATGTATAAAACGATTATCCGAGTGGGAGCGCTTGCAATTGTATGGTCGCTTTGGATGTGTAGAAGCGACagggtttttaatgacaaaaattcttctattatgcaggttatctacagatgtacagctatgctccgttcatggtcaccGCTTCAATGCTTCGAGGAtcgagacctatttatggaggtgtctacacgattagaGTATACGGCCAAGGACTTTATTACCCAACATGAGTGGCTGCATAGCCGTAGGATAGAAGCCAATGGAGCTGTCTACTAGttggcttttttccttttttcctttatgTACTCATTTTTGCTTGGATACTGGAtttataaacggctgtgtgcatcttagctatgcagaggctgggtgtaatgcttgatATTTCGAGTAATAAAGCGCCTTTTATCAACAAAAAAAAAGTGTGAAGCATACCACGGTCTTTTTATGGAGGTATCTACGTGGTTGGAGGATGCGGCGAGAGATACTTATACTTTCACCCTACATGGATGACACATAATTTACGGATTGGTCTTCCATCTCCATAAACACTCTCGTAGTTTGGCATGATTACTTGTCGAGAGCCTtaagtttattttttattatATCTCGTGGATTGGATCGGTTGTGTACATCTTAGTTATGCATAGGCTAGGTGTAATACTTAAACCTTTGAAGTAATAGAGcgctctttatcaaaaaaaagttGATAACTAAGTTCATATTCAGTCAAGTTCTATATCATTTGATTTAGTCGTGGGTTGCAACCGACTTTTTTTCAGTTGTAAATggtgttgcaactgagatttttttaacTGCATGTGAGGATGCAACTAAAAAAAATACTTCGAACAGTTAAATTTGCTTCGTGATTTGTGCTCATAGTTTGTTTGGTCCAGCACTGTGAGCGGTCATTTTGAATAGTGTCAAAATTGGAGTGCATAGCAAAAGATAACGAGAGCTGAGACACGAACGGAAgcaggaacctcgaatgaatctttaATCTATATCAAAACAAAAATGTACAGAGCCAAGGAAAAATCAATACGAAAGAATCATATGCGACTAATCCAACGTGCATTCCATGGGGAACTCTTTCCGATTGGCATCTTTGCAGTAATCGTAGATCATGTGCGTGTCCCGCGCGTTCTGCAGGGCCGCTGTGTCCAGGCCCTGCTCGAACCATGTCGACTCCGGTGGCTCGTCACCGCACCAGGCTACGCCAGGCGACGGCTGGCACGAGGACACGCGGAGGTTGCGGTAGTTGGCGAAGAAAGGCGCCGCCGACCAGTCCGTCTTGACGAGGCCGCCCTGCGTCGCCCAGTCGTCGGCGTTCCACAGGCTCCCTTCCAGCTTCATCTTCTGCCACGACGGGAACGGCACCCCGTCCTTGTCGTGGTTCTTGAATACGCGGATCGGCACGCCGTCCACCAGGATCCTGATCATCACCATGGACGGGGATTTGATTTGGATTGTGTCCACACAATACATGTATACTAAAAACATATATAATGCACGCTGAATCTGATGATGATGGGTTAATTTGCTTACGTGATGCGCTTGGGGTTCCAATCGATGGAGTATGTGTGGAAGTCCGCGGCGGGGTCGAACCAGAggcggaagtgctgcacccggtggCCGACGCCGTTGACGAAGATGTTGGTGTGCAGCGTGTAGGGCTCGCCCGTGACGTTGCCGAGGAACTCCAGGTCCACCTCGTCATGGTTCTCCCACGGCACATCCACCGGGAACAGCTGCACGCATCAATTTGCAGATGAAATCAACCAAATCGTGGAATAACTGCCCAGACAAGGCACGCGCATGGCATGGAGACTTACATAGAGCGTGGTGACCGTGCCGGCGGAGTTTTTGGGGACGAGCCTGATGTCGATGTCGAAGCGGGCGTAGAGGTATGCTTCCTTTGTGTGGAAACCCGAGCCGTGGGTCTCGTCGAGGCAGAGCGCCAGGGTCTGTTTGTCGTCGGTGCCAGCCTTGTAGAAGAAGCTGTGATCCTGTCCCCACCCAACCTCGATGTCATCGGATAGAGATGCCATGGCCATCTGATCCATGGCTACCAGCAGGATCGATAGCAACATCACCGAACGCCAACAAGAAGATGGCAACGACGCCATGGCTGGCGATTGGCTTAATTTGCAAAACAAACGAGAATGATTTGAATACTAATGTAGTAtctttcctttcttcttcttcctcctctccctcgtcttgatgcttcgatacgatccGATCTGAATTTATAACGAGCATGCTGAAATGGAGCGGGGGTAGAATGAAGGAGCATGCCATGTTCGTTCGAATGTTTCAGCCGGGGACATGGCATGTTAGGATCCATATGGAATATTAGGCTGGACAAGGTTTACATTGGCTCCCTCCTCTGACTTAATCTTTTCTTTGACATGCCCTCATCTGACTATCGATCCTGGTTATGGGATGAGCGCGGCCTCGTGCATGCAAGGGAGCTTAATATTTTTAATGGCGTCCCCGCTGACTTCGCTACCTACCTGCATGCTACCCACTAAATAATTAGatcaagtcaaaaaaaaaaaactaaataatTAGATTCCAGGCTGATGGCTTCTCGCGCCGTCATCTTCCTGTCTTCGGTTGCGGCCACCGACGGGCTGGTTGACGAGGAAGAACCGTTGGCACACgtcgtctacgccgacggccaagtaGCTGCGCCGACGCTGGCTATGCCCACGGCTCGACGCCGACGTGTCATATCTGTACATGTATGCTTATTCGTCAGATGGATCTGGACCTAACTGGACATGGATAGACGGCCCAAGGcaatactccctctctcacagtttattaggcgtacgTGTATCCCTAGATCGTAAATTTAATCAAGTTaatattagttatatgttataaaaattatatcattaggtttagatgttctattttctaatgatataatttttacattatataatttaaattat contains the following coding sequences:
- the LOC124653777 gene encoding xyloglucan endotransglucosylase/hydrolase protein 24-like, with product MASLPSSCWRSVMLLSILLVAMDQMAMASLSDDIEVGWGQDHSFFYKAGTDDKQTLALCLDETHGSGFHTKEAYLYARFDIDIRLVPKNSAGTVTTLYLFPVDVPWENHDEVDLEFLGNVTGEPYTLHTNIFVNGVGHRVQHFRLWFDPAADFHTYSIDWNPKRITILVDGVPIRVFKNHDKDGVPFPSWQKMKLEGSLWNADDWATQGGLVKTDWSAAPFFANYRNLRVSSCQPSPGVAWCGDEPPESTWFEQGLDTAALQNARDTHMIYDYCKDANRKEFPMECTLD